GAGTGCCTAAACGCATCACCCTGTTCATCCGGGTCACTTGGTCCTTCGATTTtccgctaacgttagcttagctgaCGGGTGTGCCTGGAGACTGCAGTACGCTGCAGTCCCTggtttacaaataaaaacaaaaaaaagtttgtacCGAACCTGGCTGTGTAAAGACGGcataaaatgcatttttgtgtattttttctgTTGACCTCACAATGCTGATACAGGCACATGTAGAAAGTATCTTTGAGTTGACGAGTTATTTTGTCTAGTGAATATTAGCTAActcagctaacgttaacgttactttgCCTGGGTGAATTGAGCTGTAGCAGTTTAGCTGCTAGCATTCAGCAGATACAGCAAACTGGCTGAAACCAAAGCGTACCAAATCTGAAGTTAGGTCACGAAAGGTAAGTGCATCTATAACATTTACGATTTTTATTACTATCAAATTCCTAGCGAGAAAGCTAAAGTTAACGAACGCAACTAGCTAAGGGTGTAACGTTTTTTAATTGCAGTAACGTTACAGATAAAACTAGCTAGGTTTGTCTGTTACAAACCTTAAGCTCAAAATTGGCAGTAAAGCAGTTTattgtgccttttttttattttattaacaacAGCATTCTCCCAACAGCTTTAAAAGAAGGGCATGATTGGCACACaaccacaaaaaagaaaacaaatgggcATTTGTATGTAAAACATCGCAACACACCAGTTGCACATATTGAAGGCATActgtaacgttacatgtgtttaCAAGTACATCAATCTGTCAGATATGCATGTCTTTTATTAAATGTAAGGTACGTTATTGTGAAATATTTGAATGACCTTCCTTAGGGTGACTATTCTGTGATGTTTtctgaaaacataaaaatgcaTGAATTGGTATTGTAAACTAAGGTTACCGAGTAGCTTGACCTTGATTTACTGAGTTTAGTCAGCCAAGTCGGTTAATAATACAGGCAGCCTAAAAAAATAACTTGTGACATGTAGTCCTTGATCAACTTAAATTCAGTATCAACGCATAACTCAGGACCATTCTAGGATCACAGTGATGTCCCTCACTAATTTTGCAAGTCACTGTAATGTTATCCATTTAGTATGTCGGACTCAGACAGTGACGAGGATCAAGATCGCCCTTTCTCTCTTACTGGATTCCTCTTCGGAAACATCAATGAAGATGGACAGCTAGAGGATGACAGTGTTCTGGACAATGTGGgtgttttaaagattattttctatACCAAAGTTTAAGAGTAATTTTAAGTAGTTTTATCAAGtatagcatttaaatgtatcaAGTACATGGTAAAAActatatgtcattttttacaatTAACTGTTAGAACAAGGTTATATTGTATTTCATGCTTATTGCAACTTTCTGTTCTGTTTCTGCTGATTCTTTTTACCCAGGAGTCCAAAAAGCATTTGGCTGGTTTGGGTAGTCTGGGTCTGGGCTCACTCATTACAGAGATCACTGCCAATGAGGAAGGTGATCAAGATGAAAGCAGAGACTCTGGTAGTGTGGATGCAGAAGGTTAGTTTAACTTTAAAAAGGAACTTTGCAATAATTTAGCCATGAACAGGATGGAATGACATTTTCAATATTTCTCCTTATCCAGGTTGGGTGAAAAGCACGGATGATGCAGTTGATTATTCTGACATTAGTGAGGTTGCTGAAGATGAGACAAAAAAGTACCGTCAGGCCATGGGGTCTTTGCAGCCCAGCAGGAAAACAGGTGATCAACTTACAGCTCCTTAGTCATATTTGAGTTTGGTTGTTagattcatttaaaaattactcatcaatttttatttttgcttataggtttgcttttgaaaatgtttttcttaagATGTATATCTGATCTTATCTTCATAGATAAAATGattctataataataaaaaattaaaatgtacaaCATTTTGCACAGTCAAAACAACACCTTATCATTTTTACAACAATACTCAGGCGTCCTTACCAAGGAATCCAAAgtgtttttggactgtttacttttatctttattttaatgtaaccatttttccacattttcaaaTTCCTTATTCTCAGATGACGAGGATGACTATGATGCTGACTGCGAGGATATTGATTCTAAGCTTATGCCTCCTCCGCCACCGCCAAGTCTTCCTACAGCTGCTAAGAAAGAGGAACCCTCCTCTCCGAGCACAAATGGTAAGGACGTGTTTACTCATGATTGTGTTTGGCTTGCCCTCTTCCACAGAGGTTTAAGCTGCAACTCAGGAGTCCGTAAGGAAGTGAATTTGCTAAGGGTAGTTTATCAGGGTGGATCCTACGGTCATTAAGATTCCCTTTGAAGAACATATACTACACTTGATCATATAGTAAACTCAATAGAAATTCAGGTTAGGTTCAAGTATTTTAGATCACTAATATCTGAAGATGAAGTTTTattgtctctgctgctgctgtgatcTGTCACTGTCTCTCCTCGCAGTTGGGGAAGAGGGGGATGGCATCATCCTGCCCTCCATCATCGCGCCATCCTCTACGGCTGATAAGGTTGACTTCAGCAGCTCCTCGGACTCTGAGTCAGAAACTGACCGTCCCTGCCAGGGTTTGGGGGCTGGAGGCCCCCCAGATAGTCTCAACCTCCCTCTTGCTGGCATCATGCAGAAAGATGCTGCCAAAGCGCTGCCAGGTGTCACACAGCTCTTCCCAGAGTTTAGGCCTGGAAGGGTAAAGCATCTTTACAGGCACTGTCCTGAACTAAGATTAATCATTACATGCTGAAGGATTATTTTATCATAATTTTATAATTATGAGTGCACTGACACCCACTGTCTCTCGGATGTACTACCAGGTGCTTAGGTTCTTACGACTGTTTGGTCCTGGAAAGAACATGCCATCCGTTTGGAGGAGTGCCCGCAGGAAGAAGAAGCGGAAGCACAGAGACCCTCAGCCTGGGACACCTCCTCCAGAAGGAGAGCCCACAGAGCAAAGCCAGGAAAAGAAGTCTGGATGGCTTTATGAGTATGCACCCCCTCCACCCCCAGAGCAGTGTCTCTCTGATGATGAGGTAATTTTTCCAGTGTTATATGCTATTGTAGGCTCTGATGTCAGCTGGTAGCAGTCTTTGTAAAGTCATTGTATGCAGCACTTTACACGCTTTTTCTGTGCATTCCAGATAACCATGATGGCCCCAGTAGAATCTAAGTTCTCACAAACTTGTGGTGATGGGGACAAGGAGGCAGAGTCTCGACCTAAAGTAGCAGAATGGAGATATGGTCCAGCCCAGCTCTGGTACGACATGCTAGGCGTCTCTGAGGATGGAAGCAACTTCAACTACGGCTTAAAACTAAAAGAACAGCAGAGCAGTGAGCCTCAGCAGCAGGACACGCCAAAAGAAATAACAGAAACTGCACATGAGGTATGCCAGCATGGATATCTGTAGCCATATCATGAAAAACATACTGATTGTGTTACTGATATTATGTACAATACATCTCTAGTTTCTGAGGCGGGAGGCCGACGacaatgataatgatgatgatgaagataaGGAGTTATCAGCCCTTGAGAATGAGCTCTTCCTGATGGTCACTCAACTGAAATGGGAGGATGATATCATCTGGAATGGGGAGGACATAAAACACAAGGGCACAAAGACTCAGCGAGCCAGCCTGGCAGGATGGCTGCCCTCTAGCATGACCCGCAATGCCAACGCTTATAACGCCCAGCAGGGTAAGACACCTGGGGGAAAAGATACTaaattaactgtgtgtgtgtgtgtgtgtgtgtgtgtgtgtgtgtgtgtgtgtgtgtgtgtgtgtgtgtgtgtgtgtgtgtgtgtgtgtgtgtgtgtgtgtgtgtgtgtgtgtgtgtgtgtgtgtgtgaacattggACAAGTACAGTACAATGATTTATATTGGTCTGGGAGGTTGAGTTCGGCTAGTTTTGTGATATGACATTTTGAGGTTTGTTTATAGTGAGGATTGCTTATTAGAAATGAGAGAGTCTCAGGTAGGTAGGATAATAAGTAATGATAGTACACAATGATAAAAACAGAGGCTGTGGGTGATTTTAAATTTGTGGGGTTTTAAATTGACCATGTAAGGCTAACCATAGTGCAGGGTTCACCCCGGAGGTCTAATCGGAGGTCTAATCGCCAATGGATTTTAGGGTTGTGGCGTTTTGTGGGAGTTGTCGCAGTGGGCCATCCCCAGACCCTTCTGAGGGGATCGGTTAACAGCTCAACACGCTATCCAGGAATGTCCCCAGACCCGTAGGAAGGGGCCGGCAtgtttttgctgctgttttgtttttctgctcCAGTTAAATCTGTCTGTAGGCCTCTGTAGAGGCTGTAATAATTCatgtttgtaaaataaatataataatctaTTCAATCTTACAGGTCTAACAAGAAGTAATTCCCAGTTGGTGCCACCTACGCCTCCCCCCATGCCCAAAGTTTCTTCAATCTCTGGCTCTAAGCGTGAAAAAAACAGCCATGAAAATCAATGTAAGTTTGAGAGTTTAGGtcacaatacaaataaaagatTCACCCGATCTTTTTTATCTTAGCCTAACCTctaattttctgcattttctgcatttgtttTGGTTCCCTTGCAGCATTTCAGGAAGAAGACTCTCCCTGGTTCTCCATTTTCCCCATTGACAGTGAGGAGTTAGTGTATGGACGCTGGGAAGATAACATAATCTGGGATGACCAGGAGATGGAACACATGCTCATGCCACCTGTTCTTACACTGGATCCCAATGATGAAAATATCATCCTAGGTATATTCAGAATTCCCGTCTTGTTAGGCTACATCTTTACTGTCTGTTTTGCTTTTTTCCAAAATTGACATCTTTCATTGAAATTTGAGGTAAAATATACAGTAGGACTTTTCTGGAGTTTGTAAATGTTCTTATAGGGGGTCATGATTTTGAAAGCTGAATTCatttatgtgactgtgtgtaatgttttatcATCTTAATAGAACATCTAATTTTAGGATGTAAGTAAAAGTGCAAATCCTGTAAATCCTAGGATCTGCATTATTTGGTGGTGGGAGCCtaaaaatacaatgttgtcCGTCTACTTATTTTGACAAACTGTTGTCTCTTGAAGAAATCCCTAATGAAAAGGAGGAGATGACTTCCCACTCCCCATCAAAAGAGAATAAGAAGGAAACAGCAATCAAAAAGAGCCGCATCCTGCTGGGGAAAACTGGGGTGATAAAAGATGAGCCACAGCAGGTATGCTGCCTTTTGAGGGCAGGCAAAGAACAATGTTTgataatataaaaatgacagGTTACAAGTTCTGCTTCTTCAGTAGAGATGTGAGTCATTTGAAGtttaataatcaataataataataataatcaagcTGATGCTCAATGAATGGCCAAGGCTACATAATGAAGGAGCCGATATGGTGAAATGTAAATGACAGAGTTTTGGACTGAGAATGGTATtctataaattcattaaaaaaaattagaaatgtTTGAAGGACATTACTTTCAGtgggaaatatgttttttttcctccaactcAGAACATGTCCCAGCCTGAACAAAAGGACCCCTGGAACCTCTCCAATGATGAGTTCTACTATCCTAAACAGCAGGGCCTGAGGGGGACTTTCGGTGGCAACATCATTCAGGTAAGCAGCAGCCCACAAAAAGAAAGATACAGCCGACAGGACATGGTCAACATAGAGATACTTTGAATTGTaatttatactgtaaatatggtGATAGAATCCTGCCAATGCACAGAGTAGGAACAGAGCCATAACCTGTGAAATAGGCTGAAAACAGCTGAAGTGTAGAAGTCAATAAGTAATTTTGTGTCTTTAACAGCACTCCATCCCCGCACTGGAGCTAAGGCAGCCCTTCTTCCCCACTCACATGGGGCCCATGAAGCTGCGCCAGTTTCATCGACCGTCTCTGAAGAAGTACTCATTTGGATCTTTGGCTCAGCCCGGTCCCCATGCTGTCCAACCACTGCTCAAACACATTAAGAAAAAGGCCAAGGTGGAGCCCTGCTCAAAACAAGCACTATTACTCTATAACATTCAGATAACTTGGTagtgttttgccatttttgTACATTAATGGTTAACTGAGTGGatgtgtcaatttttttttttgtatagatGCGAGAGCAAGAGCGACAGGCTTCAGGAGGAGGGGACATGTTCTTCATGCGAACCCCACAGGACTTGACGGGTAAAGATGGAGATCTGATCCTGGCCGAGTACAGTGAAGAATACCCCCCTCTCATCATGCAAGTCGGCTTGGCCACTAAGATCAAAAACTACTACAAAAGGGCGAGTCTAGTCTTTGTGTTCCACTCGTGACTTTGCATTTTGTTAGCTAAGACATGCAGAATTGCATACACATAGGTGTACAATTATTATTGTCATATTTATTTCAATTTGCCgaattgttttgtatttcattCTGGTGTTCAGATAATCACGTTCAACTTTGAAAATTGCAGACTCCATATTTTCCACTTTGTTGGATAGAGTTGTTAAAATACTTTATTGCATTGTTACTTTCTCTTTCAGAAACCTGGAAAAGATCCTGGAGCACCCGACTGTAAATATGGAGAGACTGTGTACTGCCACACATCCCCTTTCCTGGGTTCTCTTCATCCTGGACAGCTGCTCCAGGTCAGCACCGTCACTGTCAAATATTCAGTATTCAGATGAGGTAAATATATGAAGCATCACTTGTCTGTTATCATGGCAAACAGTGagattgtatttctttttcttttaggCATTTGAAAACAACCTTTTCCGTGCTCCAATCTACCTGCACAAGATGCCAGAGACTGATTTCTTGGTTCTGCGAACACGACACGGCTACTACATTAGAGAGCTTGTAGACATAGTTGTAGTTGGTCAGCAGTGCCCCTTATTTGAGGTTCCAGGGCCCAACTCTAAACGAGCCAATACTCACATCAGAGACTTCTTACAGGTATGTTTATTTGCCTGAACTTGCCTAGAAACTTAAGCTGCTGTTGTTGCAAATGCTTAATTGTCACACCTGTATTCGGTAGGTGTTCATTTACCGCTTGTTCTGGAAGAGCAAGGATCGGCCCAGGAGAATCCGCATGGAGGATATAAAGAAAGCTTTTCCCTCACATTCAGAGAGCAGCATCAGAAAACGACTAAAACTCTGTGCTGACTTCAAACGTACAGGTAGACCACGGCCATTTGTTAACCCTGTACGCACACCATTTAGTGATCATTAGCATTCGCTATCATAATcatatgtgacaaataaagtttcttcttcttcttcatatgTTGGACTAACCTAACACACTTGTGTTACATCAGGTCAATGTTGAGGTTTATAAAGATATACTTTGCATGAGCTCTACAGTGTGTGTGCCTTGAATTGACAGATAGGAAAGCAGGGAGCAGGGAAAGAGCTTTTAACACCTACTTTGGATATTACCCTGAAGGTAAGTTGTAGTCTAAGGACAGTGTAAGGACACAGGGTACAAATGCTTAGCGTTTACATCAGCAAGTCATGGTTTTCTATAATGCTTCATTTTTGTCTAACATACATGTATCTTTAATGGAAACTCTGACATGATATTTTGCTCTTAATACTGCATTCTGTGTTCAAGAGTAAGGTTGCAGATATGAGAAAATGTCTAACAGTATCATTTCCTCATACCAGGGATGGACTCTAACTGGTGGGTGCTTAAGCCTGACTTCCGATTGCCTACAGAGGAGGAGATCAGGGCCATGGTGTCTCCAGAGCAGTGCTGTGCTTACTATAGCATGCTGGTGGCAGAGCAGAGACTCAAGGTAACATTATCTGCCTCTAAAGAACTTCACATGGTTAACACAAGTTAGTCTTGTGGCACGGCTTCTCTACAAGTTATTTTGTCCTTTTTAGGATGCTGGGTATGGTGAGAAATCCTTCTTTGCTCCAGAGGAGGAGAACGAAGAGGACTTTCAAATGAAGATTGATGATGAGGTATGCGTTCCTCATAATAACGTTAGGTGTTTGAGATTTCAGATTAGATACCTTTCAGATTTACACAACGCTGATCCTGTGTAACACGTCTTAGGTGCGGACAGCCCCTTGGAACACAACAAGAGCCTTCATTTCTGCCATGAAGGGGAAATGCCTGTTGGAAGTTACAGGCGTGGCTGATCCTACAGGCTGTG
This genomic interval from Perca flavescens isolate YP-PL-M2 chromosome 13, PFLA_1.0, whole genome shotgun sequence contains the following:
- the taf1 gene encoding transcription initiation factor TFIID subunit 1 isoform X5 translates to MSDSDSDEDQDRPFSLTGFLFGNINEDGQLEDDSVLDNESKKHLAGLGSLGLGSLITEITANEEGDQDESRDSGSVDAEGWVKSTDDAVDYSDISEVAEDETKKYRQAMGSLQPSRKTDDEDDYDADCEDIDSKLMPPPPPPSLPTAAKKEEPSSPSTNVGEEGDGIILPSIIAPSSTADKVDFSSSSDSESETDRPCQGLGAGGPPDSLNLPLAGIMQKDAAKALPGVTQLFPEFRPGRVLRFLRLFGPGKNMPSVWRSARRKKKRKHRDPQPGTPPPEGEPTEQSQEKKSGWLYEYAPPPPPEQCLSDDEITMMAPVESKFSQTCGDGDKEAESRPKVAEWRYGPAQLWYDMLGVSEDGSNFNYGLKLKEQQSSEPQQQDTPKEITETAHEFLRREADDNDNDDDEDKELSALENELFLMVTQLKWEDDIIWNGEDIKHKGTKTQRASLAGWLPSSMTRNANAYNAQQGLTRSNSQLVPPTPPPMPKVSSISGSKREKNSHENQSFQEEDSPWFSIFPIDSEELVYGRWEDNIIWDDQEMEHMLMPPVLTLDPNDENIILEIPNEKEEMTSHSPSKENKKETAIKKSRILLGKTGVIKDEPQQNMSQPEQKDPWNLSNDEFYYPKQQGLRGTFGGNIIQHSIPALELRQPFFPTHMGPMKLRQFHRPSLKKYSFGSLAQPGPHAVQPLLKHIKKKAKMREQERQASGGGDMFFMRTPQDLTGKDGDLILAEYSEEYPPLIMQVGLATKIKNYYKRKPGKDPGAPDCKYGETVYCHTSPFLGSLHPGQLLQAFENNLFRAPIYLHKMPETDFLVLRTRHGYYIRELVDIVVVGQQCPLFEVPGPNSKRANTHIRDFLQVFIYRLFWKSKDRPRRIRMEDIKKAFPSHSESSIRKRLKLCADFKRTGMDSNWWVLKPDFRLPTEEEIRAMVSPEQCCAYYSMLVAEQRLKDAGYGEKSFFAPEEENEEDFQMKIDDEVRTAPWNTTRAFISAMKGKCLLEVTGVADPTGCGEGFSYVKVPNKPTQQKDDKEPQPAKKTVTGTDADLRRLSLKNAKQLLRKFGVPEEEIKKLSRWEVIDVVRTMSTEQARSGEGPMSKFARGSRFSVAEHQERYKEECQRIFDLQNKVLESTEVLSTDTDSSSAEDSDFEEMGKNIENMLQNKKTSSQLSREREEQERKELQRMLMGEESDRDHKGRKERRKGLSSSLSTSSHKDDDTSSVTSLNSSATGRRLKIYRTFRDEDGKEYVRCETVRKASVIDAYTRIRTTKDDEFIRKFALFDEQHREEMRKERRRIQEQLRRLKRNQEKDKIKGPPEKKAKKVKERPDLKLKCGACGAIGHMRTNKFCPLYYQTNAPPSNPVAMTEEQEEELEKTVIHNDNEELIKVEGTKIVLGKQLIESADEVRRKSLVLKFPKQQLPPKKKRRVGNAVHCDYLNKPHKAIHRRRTDPMVTLSSVLESIINDMRDHPNTYPFHTPVNAKVVKDYYKIITRPMDLQTLRENVRKRLYPSREEFREAVEVIVKNSATYNGAKHPITQVAQSMLDLCDAKLKEKEDRLVRLEKAINPLLDDDDQVAFSFILDNIVTQKMMVVPDSWPFHHPVNKKFVPDYYKVIVSPMDLENIRKNISKHKYQNRDAFLSDVSLIHANSIKYNGPDSPYTKTALDIVNVCKQTLAEYDEHLTQLEKDISTAKEAALDAADLESLDPMTPGPYTPQGRHGRRPGEEESDVDIEGFEEEDDGKPKTPAPAEDADRDLEDEDDEEDMLLPPRRRVHDQEEEEEEEEEDGLSNRPAQASVLYQDLLMSDGEDDASEEEGDNPFSSIQLSESGSDSDRELDVRPAPPRRAQETARMGMEQDESMMSYEGDGPDGPQMEDSNVSYGSYEETESRSHMQPSSMGNGEDYGISEEEEEDEEDEARRRGPAVLSQVQLSEDEESEEFRSIGGDSDMDSDN
- the taf1 gene encoding transcription initiation factor TFIID subunit 1 isoform X4, translating into MSDSDSDEDQDRPFSLTGFLFGNINEDGQLEDDSVLDNESKKHLAGLGSLGLGSLITEITANEEGDQDESRDSGSVDAEGWVKSTDDAVDYSDISEVAEDETKKYRQAMGSLQPSRKTDDEDDYDADCEDIDSKLMPPPPPPSLPTAAKKEEPSSPSTNVGEEGDGIILPSIIAPSSTADKVDFSSSSDSESETDRPCQGLGAGGPPDSLNLPLAGIMQKDAAKALPGVTQLFPEFRPGRVLRFLRLFGPGKNMPSVWRSARRKKKRKHRDPQPGTPPPEGEPTEQSQEKKSGWLYEYAPPPPPEQCLSDDEITMMAPVESKFSQTCGDGDKEAESRPKVAEWRYGPAQLWYDMLGVSEDGSNFNYGLKLKEQQSSEPQQQDTPKEITETAHEFLRREADDNDNDDDEDKELSALENELFLMVTQLKWEDDIIWNGEDIKHKGTKTQRASLAGWLPSSMTRNANAYNAQQGLTRSNSQLVPPTPPPMPKVSSISGSKREKNSHENQSFQEEDSPWFSIFPIDSEELVYGRWEDNIIWDDQEMEHMLMPPVLTLDPNDENIILEIPNEKEEMTSHSPSKENKKETAIKKSRILLGKTGVIKDEPQQNMSQPEQKDPWNLSNDEFYYPKQQGLRGTFGGNIIQHSIPALELRQPFFPTHMGPMKLRQFHRPSLKKYSFGSLAQPGPHAVQPLLKHIKKKAKMREQERQASGGGDMFFMRTPQDLTGKDGDLILAEYSEEYPPLIMQVGLATKIKNYYKRKPGKDPGAPDCKYGETVYCHTSPFLGSLHPGQLLQAFENNLFRAPIYLHKMPETDFLVLRTRHGYYIRELVDIVVVGQQCPLFEVPGPNSKRANTHIRDFLQVFIYRLFWKSKDRPRRIRMEDIKKAFPSHSESSIRKRLKLCADFKRTDRKAGSRERAFNTYFGYYPEGMDSNWWVLKPDFRLPTEEEIRAMVSPEQCCAYYSMLVAEQRLKDAGYGEKSFFAPEEENEEDFQMKIDDEVRTAPWNTTRAFISAMKGKCLLEVTGVADPTGCGEGFSYVKVPNKPTQQKDDKEPQPAKKTVTGTDADLRRLSLKNAKQLLRKFGVPEEEIKKLSRWEVIDVVRTMSTEQARSGEGPMSKFARGSRFSVAEHQERYKEECQRIFDLQNKVLESTEVLSTDTDSSSAEDSDFEEMGKNIENMLQNKKTSSQLSREREEQERKELQRMLMGEESDRDHKGRKERRKGLSSSLSTSSHKDDDTSSVTSLNSSATGRRLKIYRTFRDEDGKEYVRCETVRKASVIDAYTRIRTTKDDEFIRKFALFDEQHREEMRKERRRIQEQLRRLKRNQEKDKIKGPPEKKAKKVKERPDLKVKLKCGACGAIGHMRTNKFCPLYYQTNAPPSNPVAMTEEQEEELEKTVIHNDNEELIKVEGTKIVLGKQLIESADEVRRKSLVLKFPKQQLPPKKKRRVGNAVHCDYLNKPHKAIHRRRTDPMVTLSSVLESIINDMRDHPNTYPFHTPVNAKVVKDYYKIITRPMDLQTLRENVRKRLYPSREEFREAVEVIVKNSATYNGAKHPITQVAQSMLDLCDAKLKEKEDRLVRLEKAINPLLDDDDQVAFSFILDNIVTQKMMVVPDSWPFHHPVNKKFVPDYYKVIVSPMDLENIRKNISKHKYQNRDAFLSDVSLIHANSIKYNGPDSPYTKTALDIVNVCKQTLAEYDEHLTQLEKDISTAKEAALDAADLESLDPMTPGPYTPQGRHGRRPGEEESDVDIEGFEEEDDGKPKTPAPAEDADRDLEDEDDEEDMLLPPRRRVHDQEEEEEEEEEDGLSNRPAQASVLYQDLLMSDGEDDASEEEGDNPFSSIQLSESGSDSDRELDVRPAPPRRAQETARMGMEQDESMMSYEGDGPDGPQMEDSNVSYGSYEETESRSHMQPSSMGNGEDYGISEEEEEDEEDEARRRGPAVLSQVQLSEDEESEEFRSIGGDSDMDSDN
- the taf1 gene encoding transcription initiation factor TFIID subunit 1 isoform X7; this translates as MSDSDSDEDQDRPFSLTGFLFGNINEDGQLEDDSVLDNESKKHLAGLGSLGLGSLITEITANEEGDQDESRDSGSVDAEGWVKSTDDAVDYSDISEVAEDETKKYRQAMGSLQPSRKTDDEDDYDADCEDIDSKLMPPPPPPSLPTAAKKEEPSSPSTNVGEEGDGIILPSIIAPSSTADKVDFSSSSDSESETDRPCQGLGAGGPPDSLNLPLAGIMQKDAAKALPGVTQLFPEFRPGRVLRFLRLFGPGKNMPSVWRSARRKKKRKHRDPQPGTPPPEGEPTEQSQEKKSGWLYEYAPPPPPEQCLSDDEITMMAPVESKFSQTCGDGDKEAESRPKVAEWRYGPAQLWYDMLGVSEDGSNFNYGLKLKEQQSSEPQQQDTPKEITETAHEFLRREADDNDNDDDEDKELSALENELFLMVTQLKWEDDIIWNGEDIKHKGTKTQRASLAGWLPSSMTRNANAYNAQQGLTRSNSQLVPPTPPPMPKVSSISGSKREKNSHENQSFQEEDSPWFSIFPIDSEELVYGRWEDNIIWDDQEMEHMLMPPVLTLDPNDENIILEIPNEKEEMTSHSPSKENKKETAIKKSRILLGKTGVIKDEPQQNMSQPEQKDPWNLSNDEFYYPKQQGLRGTFGGNIIQHSIPALELRQPFFPTHMGPMKLRQFHRPSLKKYSFGSLAQPGPHAVQPLLKHIKKKAKMREQERQASGGGDMFFMRTPQDLTGKDGDLILAEYSEEYPPLIMQVGLATKIKNYYKRKPGKDPGAPDCKYGETVYCHTSPFLGSLHPGQLLQAFENNLFRAPIYLHKMPETDFLVLRTRHGYYIRELVDIVVVGQQCPLFEVPGPNSKRANTHIRDFLQVFIYRLFWKSKDRPRRIRMEDIKKAFPSHSESSIRKRLKLCADFKRTGMDSNWWVLKPDFRLPTEEEIRAMVSPEQCCAYYSMLVAEQRLKDAGYGEKSFFAPEEENEEDFQMKIDDEVRTAPWNTTRAFISAMKGKCLLEVTGVADPTGCGEGFSYVKVPNKPTQQKDDKEPQPAKKTVTGTDADLRRLSLKNAKQLLRKFGVPEEEIKKLSRWEVIDVVRTMSTEQARSGEGPMSKFARGSRFSVAEHQERYKEECQRIFDLQNKVLESTEVLSTDTDSSSAEDSDFEEMGKNIENMLQNKKTSSQLSREREEQERKELQRMLMGEESDRDHKGRKERRKGLSSSLSTSSHKDDDTSSVTSLNSSATGRRLKIYRTFRDEDGKEYVRCETVRKASVIDAYTRIRTTKDDEFIRKFALFDEQHREEMRKERRRIQEQLRRLKRNQEKDKIKGPPEKKAKKVKERPDLKLKCGACGAIGHMRTNKFCPLYYQTNAPPSNPVAMTEEQEEELEKTVIHNDNEELIKVEGTKIVLGKQLIESADEVRRKSLVLKFPKQQLPPKKKRRVGNAVHCDYLNKPHKAIHRRRTDPMVTLSSVLESIINDMRDHPNTYPFHTPVNAKVVKDYYKIITRPMDLQTLRENVRKRLYPSREEFREAVEVIVKNSATYNGAKHPITQVAQSMLDLCDAKLKEKEDRLVRLEKAINPLLDDDDQVAFSFILDNIVTQKMMVVPDSWPFHHPVNKKFVPDYYKVIVSPMDLENIRKNISKHKYQNRDAFLSDVSLIHANSIKYNGPDSPYTKTALDIVNVCKQTLAEYDEHLTQLEKDISTAKEAALDAADLESLDPMTPGPYTPQPADLFDSGASGSLPRETSSIFSEGPLVVAPEKRGGQGRHGRRPGEEESDVDIEGFEEEDDGKPKTPAPAEDADRDLEDEDDEEDMLLPPRRRVHDQEEEEEEEEEDGLSNRPAQASVLYQDLLMSDGEDDASEEEGDNPFSSIQLSESGSDSDRELDVRPAPPRRAQETARMGMEQDESMMSYEGDGPDGPQMEDSNVSYGSYEETESRSHMQPSSMGNGEDYGISEEEEEDEEDEARRRGPAVLSQVQLSEDEESEEFRSIGGDSDMDSDN